In a genomic window of Bombina bombina isolate aBomBom1 chromosome 10, aBomBom1.pri, whole genome shotgun sequence:
- the TYW3 gene encoding tRNA wybutosine-synthesizing protein 3 homolog isoform X1 codes for MSLQFRLLCFFLVMETVRIFKHWKTQSLNKIDFSKKGSVDEDIEDIVRIINQQDCYFTTSSCSGRVIVIDESSDLSAIQKQNCSWLFVTHQLCNSDNVFAALQEATGDAVMKFEAFVLHVQCRMLEDAQLLHNVAINSGFRNSGITVGKKGKIVMAVRSTHCLEVPLSHRGKCLVDKDYIEFLVHTANHKMEENKTRIARFYSCLQSALQKGECVRDEPCKEQTSSSVYTRRRRRKEEIINSDCSLVGEVDDPEADLALFNDDH; via the exons ATGAGTTTACAGTTTCgtcttctctgtttttttttagttatggaGACTGTTCGAATTTTTAAGCACTGGAAGACCCAATCCTTAAATAAAATCGATTTCAGTAAAAAGGGCAGCGTGGACGAAGATATAGAGGATATAGTGAGAATAATCAATCAACAAGACTGTTACTTCACTACCAGCTCCTGCTCGGGGAGGGTCATCGTCATAGATGAA AGTTCAGATTTATCAGCAATACAAAAGCAGAACTGCTCATGGCTCTTTGTTACCCATCAGCTTTGTAATTCTGATAATGTG TTTGCAGCCCTTCAAGAAGCTACTGGCGATGCAGTGATGAAGTTTGAAGCCTTTGTCCTTCACGTCCAGTGTCGTATGTTGGAGGACGCCCAGCTCCTA CACAATGTGGCCATAAACTCTGGCTTTAGGAATTCTGGAATCACTGTGGGCAAGAAAGgaaaaattgttatg gcTGTAAGGAGCACACATTGTTTAGAGGTGCCATTAAGTCACAGAGGAAAATGTTTGGTAGACAAAGATTATATTGAGTTTTTGGTACACACGGCAAATCATAAGATGGAAGAAAACAAGACACGGATTGCAAG GTTTTACAGTTGTCTTCAGAGTGCTTTGCAGAAAGGAGAATGTGTCCGTGACGAGCCTTGTAAGGAACAGACCTCAAGCTCTGTCTACACTCGCAGACGGAGGAGAAAGGAAGAAATCATAAATTCAGACTGTAGTTTAGTTGGAGAAgttgatgatccagaagcagatcttGCACTTTTTAATGATGATCACTGA
- the TYW3 gene encoding tRNA wybutosine-synthesizing protein 3 homolog isoform X2: METVRIFKHWKTQSLNKIDFSKKGSVDEDIEDIVRIINQQDCYFTTSSCSGRVIVIDESSDLSAIQKQNCSWLFVTHQLCNSDNVFAALQEATGDAVMKFEAFVLHVQCRMLEDAQLLHNVAINSGFRNSGITVGKKGKIVMAVRSTHCLEVPLSHRGKCLVDKDYIEFLVHTANHKMEENKTRIARFYSCLQSALQKGECVRDEPCKEQTSSSVYTRRRRRKEEIINSDCSLVGEVDDPEADLALFNDDH, translated from the exons atggaGACTGTTCGAATTTTTAAGCACTGGAAGACCCAATCCTTAAATAAAATCGATTTCAGTAAAAAGGGCAGCGTGGACGAAGATATAGAGGATATAGTGAGAATAATCAATCAACAAGACTGTTACTTCACTACCAGCTCCTGCTCGGGGAGGGTCATCGTCATAGATGAA AGTTCAGATTTATCAGCAATACAAAAGCAGAACTGCTCATGGCTCTTTGTTACCCATCAGCTTTGTAATTCTGATAATGTG TTTGCAGCCCTTCAAGAAGCTACTGGCGATGCAGTGATGAAGTTTGAAGCCTTTGTCCTTCACGTCCAGTGTCGTATGTTGGAGGACGCCCAGCTCCTA CACAATGTGGCCATAAACTCTGGCTTTAGGAATTCTGGAATCACTGTGGGCAAGAAAGgaaaaattgttatg gcTGTAAGGAGCACACATTGTTTAGAGGTGCCATTAAGTCACAGAGGAAAATGTTTGGTAGACAAAGATTATATTGAGTTTTTGGTACACACGGCAAATCATAAGATGGAAGAAAACAAGACACGGATTGCAAG GTTTTACAGTTGTCTTCAGAGTGCTTTGCAGAAAGGAGAATGTGTCCGTGACGAGCCTTGTAAGGAACAGACCTCAAGCTCTGTCTACACTCGCAGACGGAGGAGAAAGGAAGAAATCATAAATTCAGACTGTAGTTTAGTTGGAGAAgttgatgatccagaagcagatcttGCACTTTTTAATGATGATCACTGA